From the genome of candidate division KSB1 bacterium:
CCTCGCACGCAGACTAATCGCCCCGTTGCTACGTGCCCTGCGTGCAGCCTTTCGCCCGCCTACCAACCCTCGCGCACTGAAGGGACACCGAGGTACCTCCGATTACAAACCGATAAGGGTCCAGAGGGAGAAGGTGGTCCCGCTGTAGTCGTCGGTTTGGCCGAGAGGTCGTCCGAATCGGGCATAGACGTAGCCACCCCGGAGGACGATTGTCAGGCTACGGCCGAGGGAGATGGCCATACCGGCCCCCAGACTTGCCCCGTAGCCGTTGCCCTTTCGCCATCGGTGCACGGAACGAACCTTTTCGTAGCCGAACATAACCAGCAGGCCGTAATCGGCAAAGGGTGAGAACCAGCTATCCTCGGCGAAGCGATGGCGAAAGCACACACCCGCGGGGACAATGCGCACCCTCGCTGCTGCGCAGGCCTGGGGCAATCGGTATTGCTCCCAGTACTCGGCGGAAACGACAAGGTCCAGGTCCTCGCGAAGCGCAGCCCCCAGACCAAGTCCAACCAGTGCCCGCGTCCCCGGGAGCACAGCGGGTTCGAGCGGTCGCTCCGAGGACAGGGCTGTGGGTTTCCACGTACCCACCTCCAGGCCCAGGGAAAAAGAGGAGTGGGGACCTGCTGCGTACGAAAAGCCGGCCAGACCGAAACCCACCCACAACGCCACAAGACAGCGCCATTTACGCATCGGGACTCGCCTTCCGGTGGCAATGGTTTGAGACGCGTTCTGCTCCCCGCTCCTGGTCGGGTCAGACCAACTGCGCGGGTTCCCCTCCCTCTGGGGCTGCGAAAGGCTTTCTTCCCCCCCTCGCTCCCGACCCCTTTCCGGACGTCACACGGGCGGATATTCCAACCTCTCCCACCACTCAAGCTCGAGGTCCGGGAAAAGAGAATCCCGCTGCTGGCAGTCTTCGAAGTATCGCCACTCGGCCGAACCAGGTTCTTCTCCCCGACCAATCTTCTCCGCGAGGTCGGCGATCCGATTGAACGCCTCGTGATGCTCCTGGAACCTCATCTCCGCGTAGTCCCGAGCGGCAAATGTGCTGATCAAGAACTGCCAGTCGGAGGCCTGCAGGAGGAGGAGTTCCCGCGCGACCTGCTTTAGCACTTGTTCCAGACGAGGGTTCTGTCGCCAGGCAAGCTCCTGGACCAGCGAGATCATCCTCAGCTCATCGTCGTAGATGTGGCGCCAGGTCCAGGCCGTGTCTTCGTTCAGCCAGATGAAGTGATAACCGCCTTCCCCCCAGCTGCCTTCCGGCAAGGAGATCACCTCTACGGGCTGGCGGCGGTCCAACTCCTCCGAGCAGGTGGTCACCAGCACGGTACCGGACTGCGCGCATTTCCGGAATACGAGCTTCATGAACTGCGGCCCTTCAAACCACCAATGGCCGAAAAGCTCGGCGTCGAAGGGCGCGACAAGGACCCCCCTGCGGCCTGTTTGCTGCTGATGCTCTCGCAGAACCGTCTCCACCAACCACACAAAGTGCGAAGAGTTTTCTTCGAGGCGCTCCCACACGCGCTCCGGCTCGTACTCCTGCTTGACGGCCAGGTCACTCTTGGCGCTCGTCACCCGCCAGTAACGGTGGCCTCCGGGGAAATGCTTCTTGTGGAACTCGAGATACCAGCCATCGCCGGGATATCCCCATTCCCCGGACCAGACCTGAAGGCCGGTTTTCGGGTCCCTCGTGAACACCGCCACCGGCCGCTTGGCCTCCGGAGAAGAGCTAACCAGATACACCTCGTAGGGGGTTTTCTCGATCTCCTCTTCGCGCGGCCGGAACTCCTTCTCGTACTGGGCCCAGAGGCGTTTCAGCGCCTCGAAGCGGTCCACGTAAACTCCGATTGCCTTTCCTCCCTTGAGGGTCGCCGAGTCCACGAAGAAGTAATCCAGGTCGTTTTCGCTCAGGAATTCGTCCACACCCTTCCGCAGGTAAGGGCGGGTGCCGAGCCGTGACTCGACCGGGGGTCTCCATTCGTAGCGAGGACGGTAGGCACATTCGGGCAGCCAGATGCCGCGGGGCCGGCGTCCGAAGTGCCTCTGGTGCACACGCACGGCCACCTTCACCTGGGCCTGGATGCTGATGTCCTGGGAAAGGAGGGGGAAATACCCGTGCGTGGCTCCGCAGGTGATGATGTCGACGCAGCCGCGGTCCTGGAGGCTTCGGAAAGCCCCGATGAGGTCCCGATCGTAGGTCTCCAGAAACCGGCGCCGAATTTCCCGGTAGTGATCTTGCCACATCTGCGCAAGCCGAGCCAGATGCTCTCTTCCGTAGCGGCGGAACACCGCTTCGTCCTCTTTGGCCGCACGGATCTTCAGGTCCAAGTAGTCCTCGAAATCCCTTTTGAAGCTTTCGTCGGCCAACTGCTCGCTCAGCACCGGGGTGATGCCGATCGTAAGCTTCGGCTCCACACCTTCGGCCAGAAGTTCATTCAGAACGTTGAGAAGCGGGATGTACGTTTCGGCCGCAGCCTCATTCAGCCAGTCCATCCCGTGCGGCCACTTGCCGTGGGCGATGACGTACGGCAGATGTGAGTGCAGGACGAAGGAAAAGCTGCCTACGTTTTCTGTCGCCATGCGACCCCTCGCGCGTATCGTACGCTTTCTCACTCGCTTTCCG
Proteins encoded in this window:
- a CDS encoding DUF1957 domain-containing protein, whose translation is MATENVGSFSFVLHSHLPYVIAHGKWPHGMDWLNEAAAETYIPLLNVLNELLAEGVEPKLTIGITPVLSEQLADESFKRDFEDYLDLKIRAAKEDEAVFRRYGREHLARLAQMWQDHYREIRRRFLETYDRDLIGAFRSLQDRGCVDIITCGATHGYFPLLSQDISIQAQVKVAVRVHQRHFGRRPRGIWLPECAYRPRYEWRPPVESRLGTRPYLRKGVDEFLSENDLDYFFVDSATLKGGKAIGVYVDRFEALKRLWAQYEKEFRPREEEIEKTPYEVYLVSSSPEAKRPVAVFTRDPKTGLQVWSGEWGYPGDGWYLEFHKKHFPGGHRYWRVTSAKSDLAVKQEYEPERVWERLEENSSHFVWLVETVLREHQQQTGRRGVLVAPFDAELFGHWWFEGPQFMKLVFRKCAQSGTVLVTTCSEELDRRQPVEVISLPEGSWGEGGYHFIWLNEDTAWTWRHIYDDELRMISLVQELAWRQNPRLEQVLKQVARELLLLQASDWQFLISTFAARDYAEMRFQEHHEAFNRIADLAEKIGRGEEPGSAEWRYFEDCQQRDSLFPDLELEWWERLEYPPV